The following coding sequences are from one Salinicoccus sp. Bachu38 window:
- a CDS encoding response regulator transcription factor — translation MSKIFIVEDDMPLYEELKSRLEEWDHTVSGVSDFGNVVHDFIQSEPDLVIIDITLPKYDGFYWCRRIRDISSLPIIFLSSRDHPSDMVMSMQMGSDDYIQKPFNFEVLVAKVQALLRRAYQYQKQDVDVVGFRDAVFDFKKLTVAREGTVINLTKNESFILSILVESKDQVVSRETLIEQLWDDAKFISDNTLTVNINRIRKKLEEMGLEDAIITKTGLGYMLKEWD, via the coding sequence TTGTCGAAGATATTCATTGTTGAAGACGACATGCCGCTTTATGAGGAGTTGAAATCGCGCCTTGAGGAATGGGACCACACAGTCTCCGGAGTGTCCGATTTCGGCAATGTCGTGCATGATTTCATCCAGTCTGAGCCGGATCTGGTCATTATCGATATCACGCTGCCGAAATACGACGGTTTCTACTGGTGCAGGCGGATCCGCGATATATCGAGCCTGCCGATCATCTTCCTGTCTTCACGGGACCATCCGTCGGACATGGTGATGAGCATGCAGATGGGCAGTGATGACTATATACAGAAGCCCTTCAACTTCGAGGTGCTGGTGGCAAAGGTCCAGGCGCTCCTGAGACGTGCCTACCAGTACCAGAAGCAGGATGTGGATGTGGTCGGATTCCGTGACGCGGTGTTTGATTTCAAAAAGCTTACGGTGGCCCGGGAGGGGACTGTCATTAATCTGACCAAAAATGAATCCTTCATCCTCTCCATCCTTGTGGAGAGCAAGGATCAAGTGGTTTCAAGGGAGACGCTGATCGAGCAGCTGTGGGATGACGCGAAGTTCATCAGCGATAATACGCTGACCGTCAATATCAACCGCATACGCAAAAAGCTCGAGGAGATGGGCCTTGAAGATGCCATCATCACAAAGACCGGACTCGGCTACATGCTGAAGGAGTGGGACTGA
- a CDS encoding FecCD family ABC transporter permease → MDRKWYPLPIVVMGILLSFVAAMMFGTNTYTFQQVLDVIFNLDMTDQAHQILYEIRMPRVLGALLAGFMISISGLVLQSVTHNDLSEPSILGINAGANLAIIVGALLLPTLPFIGVMGVGFAGGMLVGLVILSMTRYRSPMHLILAGAGISLLLYAVTDFLVITFGLGQYVAFFTAGGAAGQSMSNIILVFPIALVLVTVLLFLSKELDVLLFGDEMAVSLGQNQALYRRVTLVLAIMLASMAVAMVGNVVFLGLLVPHIVKMLFGNMHRFTIVYTGMMGAMIFALSDMFARVFNETPVNAIIAVIGLPFFIYIIKKRGRKYA, encoded by the coding sequence ATGGATCGTAAATGGTATCCTTTGCCCATCGTTGTGATGGGCATTCTTTTGTCTTTTGTGGCGGCAATGATGTTCGGGACGAATACATACACTTTCCAGCAGGTCCTCGATGTCATCTTCAATCTGGATATGACGGACCAGGCGCACCAGATCCTGTATGAAATCCGGATGCCCCGCGTACTGGGTGCCCTTCTGGCGGGGTTCATGATCAGCATATCGGGGCTTGTACTCCAGTCTGTCACGCATAATGACCTGAGTGAGCCGAGCATCCTCGGCATCAATGCCGGTGCCAACCTCGCAATCATAGTCGGTGCACTCCTCCTGCCCACGCTGCCGTTCATCGGGGTGATGGGCGTCGGTTTCGCCGGCGGCATGCTGGTCGGCCTGGTGATCCTTTCAATGACACGCTACCGTTCCCCCATGCATCTGATCCTCGCCGGGGCCGGCATCAGTCTGCTTCTTTATGCAGTGACGGATTTTCTGGTGATCACCTTCGGCCTGGGGCAGTACGTCGCATTCTTCACCGCCGGCGGTGCAGCAGGGCAGTCGATGTCGAACATCATTCTGGTCTTTCCGATTGCACTGGTGCTCGTCACGGTGCTGCTGTTCCTGTCGAAGGAGCTTGATGTGCTCCTGTTCGGGGACGAGATGGCGGTATCCCTCGGTCAGAACCAGGCACTGTACCGCAGGGTGACGCTGGTCCTTGCCATCATGCTTGCCAGCATGGCAGTCGCCATGGTGGGGAACGTCGTATTCCTGGGGCTGCTCGTGCCCCATATCGTCAAGATGCTGTTCGGCAACATGCACCGGTTCACCATCGTCTATACCGGAATGATGGGGGCAATGATATTCGCCCTGTCCGACATGTTCGCCAGAGTGTTCAATGAAACCCCCGTCAATGCCATCATTGCGGTAATCGGTCTGCCTTTCTTCATCTATATCATCAAGAAGCGGGGGCGGAAATATGCATAA
- a CDS encoding type II secretion system F family protein: MELILIAGIFITLFLIFLAISAVRNPEDAQPREPFSVKGSLKNANSALKHLLVKRGKRSKKRERLESELTAAGVLMKVEEFVAFRMMAFVIAGGILYMVSNNFVLAIMGAAFGYFMPMILLVQKKKKRIKQFNEALPGMITSISGSLRAGFSLLQALQMVEEESYSPVKEEVQYVLKTLQYGTRLEDALLDWKRRMPSAELDMLVESIMIQRQVGGNLVYLLDKILETIRERTKIENQVRTLTAQGRLSGLIIGLLPVVVGILLYVINPDYISLLFTEPVGRILLGGAVVSEVIGFIFIRKMTMIEV; encoded by the coding sequence ATGGAGCTCATTCTGATTGCAGGCATTTTCATTACCCTCTTTCTTATTTTCCTGGCCATTTCCGCTGTCAGGAATCCGGAAGATGCGCAACCCCGGGAACCCTTCTCCGTGAAGGGGAGTCTGAAGAACGCCAACAGTGCCCTCAAGCATCTGCTTGTAAAAAGGGGAAAGAGGAGCAAGAAACGTGAGAGGCTGGAAAGCGAGCTGACAGCGGCCGGTGTACTGATGAAGGTCGAGGAATTCGTCGCTTTCAGGATGATGGCCTTCGTCATCGCCGGCGGCATACTGTACATGGTTTCGAACAACTTCGTTCTGGCCATCATGGGCGCCGCTTTTGGATACTTCATGCCGATGATTCTGCTCGTACAGAAGAAAAAGAAGCGCATCAAGCAGTTCAACGAGGCGCTTCCCGGGATGATTACTTCAATCAGCGGTTCGCTGAGGGCAGGTTTCAGTCTGCTTCAGGCACTCCAGATGGTCGAAGAGGAATCGTATTCCCCCGTCAAGGAGGAAGTGCAGTATGTGCTGAAGACGCTCCAGTACGGGACGCGGCTTGAAGATGCACTCCTTGACTGGAAGCGGCGGATGCCGAGTGCGGAGCTTGATATGCTGGTCGAATCGATAATGATCCAGCGGCAGGTCGGGGGAAACCTCGTCTATCTCCTTGATAAGATACTGGAGACGATCCGTGAACGGACGAAGATAGAGAACCAGGTCCGCACGCTGACCGCCCAGGGCAGGCTCTCCGGACTGATCATTGGACTGCTTCCGGTCGTTGTCGGTATACTGCTCTATGTCATCAATCCAGACTATATAAGCCTGCTCTTTACTGAGCCAGTCGGGCGCATATTACTCGGCGGGGCGGTCGTTTCAGAAGTCATCGGCTTCATATTCATCCGCAAAATGACAATGATCGAGGTGTAA
- a CDS encoding ABC transporter substrate-binding protein, which produces MKKFIGLFALLMVLVLAACGNSEESSEEATDESAAGETGGDSADDASGDMVSYTTDAGEEIEIPENPQRIVILGMSYFGNLMHMDANVVGAHARVTESEVLEPYTEDIELIEEGNIEQVMNLDPDLIITFNSDENLDKLEAVAPTIPIDYAKWNYLDIHRELGEITGNEDKAEEWIESWQAELEEDREVVQEAIGEDTTASVIEQFAKDIYVYGTNWGRGTEIIYQGLDVKVPEAVQEEVVETGWKKISAEEIEKYAGDYMFVGTGDSGADNAYKDTEVWNGLEAVQNGNVIEFDSPTFYYNDPYSLEYQKDIIVEALTK; this is translated from the coding sequence ATGAAAAAATTCATCGGGTTATTTGCATTACTTATGGTACTGGTTCTTGCAGCATGTGGCAATTCAGAGGAATCATCAGAAGAAGCGACGGACGAATCAGCAGCAGGAGAGACAGGCGGGGATTCGGCTGATGACGCATCAGGAGACATGGTCTCCTACACGACGGACGCAGGCGAGGAGATAGAGATTCCTGAAAATCCACAGCGCATCGTCATCCTCGGGATGAGCTATTTCGGGAACCTGATGCATATGGATGCCAATGTCGTCGGGGCACATGCGCGGGTGACGGAAAGCGAAGTGCTTGAACCATACACCGAAGACATCGAGCTGATAGAAGAAGGAAATATTGAACAAGTTATGAATCTTGATCCGGATTTGATTATTACCTTTAATTCTGACGAAAATTTAGATAAACTGGAAGCGGTAGCTCCTACAATTCCAATCGACTATGCAAAGTGGAACTATCTTGATATCCACAGGGAACTCGGCGAGATCACAGGCAATGAAGACAAGGCCGAAGAGTGGATCGAAAGCTGGCAGGCCGAACTTGAAGAGGACCGTGAAGTGGTCCAGGAGGCCATCGGTGAAGATACAACTGCAAGTGTCATAGAGCAGTTCGCCAAAGATATATATGTATATGGTACAAACTGGGGCCGCGGTACTGAAATCATCTATCAGGGACTGGATGTAAAAGTGCCTGAAGCCGTCCAGGAGGAAGTCGTCGAAACCGGCTGGAAGAAGATTTCCGCTGAGGAGATAGAGAAATATGCGGGCGACTACATGTTCGTAGGCACGGGCGATTCCGGTGCGGACAACGCCTATAAGGACACGGAAGTATGGAATGGCCTCGAAGCCGTACAGAACGGCAATGTCATCGAATTCGATTCTCCGACATTCTACTACAACGACCCATATTCATTGGAATACCAGAAAGATATAATTGTAGAGGCATTGACGAAATAA
- a CDS encoding NAD(P)/FAD-dependent oxidoreductase gives MNISDTLIIGGGPAGLYASFYAGLRGMSVQIIEHHSELGGKLNIYPEKIIWDIGGIPPQPAEDIKQQMITQARTFHPEIHVSTTCESVIRHEDHFETVTDRGSFYSRTLIIASGRGIFTPVRLEVEGAETYELTNLHYTVKRLNRFKDRNVLISGAGNTAVDWADALSEVAASVTMVYRSEEMKGHEAMIAALHGKDNIQMCAQCEIDTLYPNAAGDAIASVRLTNGLSLDVDDVLVSHGYESNCEFLNALDGDFEYNEHQMIETHDVADTPVPGIYACGDQIIYDGKVRLIAGCFTEAAQAANHAKTFLQSDAPEEGMVSSHNDIFKEKNRALIRKMH, from the coding sequence ATGAATATTTCGGATACGCTCATCATCGGCGGCGGACCAGCCGGCCTCTATGCCAGCTTCTACGCAGGACTTCGCGGCATGAGTGTCCAGATCATCGAACATCACTCGGAACTCGGGGGAAAACTCAATATATATCCCGAAAAAATAATTTGGGACATCGGCGGCATCCCCCCTCAGCCTGCCGAGGACATCAAGCAGCAGATGATCACCCAGGCGAGGACGTTCCACCCCGAAATCCATGTATCGACCACCTGTGAATCGGTCATCCGCCATGAGGATCATTTCGAAACCGTCACGGACCGGGGATCCTTCTACAGCAGGACGCTGATCATCGCCTCAGGACGCGGGATCTTCACCCCCGTCAGACTGGAAGTGGAGGGCGCCGAGACATACGAACTGACCAACCTGCACTATACGGTCAAAAGGCTGAACCGCTTCAAGGATCGGAATGTACTCATTTCCGGTGCCGGCAATACGGCGGTCGACTGGGCGGATGCCCTCTCCGAGGTCGCCGCCTCCGTCACGATGGTGTACAGGAGCGAAGAAATGAAGGGCCACGAAGCAATGATCGCAGCCCTTCACGGGAAAGATAATATTCAGATGTGTGCACAGTGCGAAATCGATACACTGTACCCGAACGCTGCAGGGGATGCCATCGCCTCGGTCCGCCTCACCAACGGCCTGTCGCTCGATGTCGATGACGTCCTCGTCAGCCACGGCTATGAGTCAAACTGTGAATTCCTCAATGCGCTCGACGGTGATTTCGAATACAACGAACATCAGATGATCGAAACGCACGATGTCGCCGACACGCCGGTGCCCGGCATATATGCCTGTGGCGACCAGATCATCTATGACGGCAAAGTCCGCCTGATCGCCGGATGCTTCACTGAAGCGGCCCAGGCCGCCAACCATGCAAAGACATTCCTCCAGTCGGATGCACCGGAGGAAGGCATGGTCTCTTCACACAATGACATCTTCAAGGAAAAGAACAGGGCCCTGATCAGAAAGATGCACTGA
- a CDS encoding ABC transporter ATP-binding protein, translating to MTSVMLKDIKVELNERTILNQINMKLVEGKVTTIIGPNGCGKSTMLKTISRIISAKEGGVYINDMDIRQMKSKEVAKKVGILSQRNRLQYDVKVRDLVGFSRYPHLKRFQSLKPDDYKIIDWALKETGAIEFSERMMSELSGGQAQRVWISLLLAQGADILLLDEPTTYLDIHHQLETLNIVKRLNEQTKQTVVMVLHDINHAIKYSDHLIIMDQGEIIESGHPTDVLTNDILNNVFNINGKITIDPLTGKPILADYDLFCQTVKEVQHGS from the coding sequence ATGACGAGTGTAATGCTGAAAGATATAAAAGTCGAATTGAATGAGCGTACAATCCTCAATCAGATCAATATGAAGCTGGTGGAGGGCAAGGTGACGACCATCATCGGACCCAACGGCTGCGGTAAATCGACGATGCTGAAGACGATTTCGAGAATCATCTCCGCCAAGGAGGGCGGCGTCTATATCAATGATATGGACATCCGCCAGATGAAATCGAAGGAGGTCGCCAAAAAGGTCGGCATACTCTCGCAGAGGAACCGGCTCCAGTATGATGTCAAAGTGCGCGACCTGGTAGGCTTCAGCCGGTATCCACACCTGAAACGGTTCCAGAGCCTGAAGCCGGACGACTATAAGATCATCGACTGGGCACTCAAGGAGACGGGTGCCATCGAGTTCAGCGAACGCATGATGAGCGAGCTTTCAGGCGGCCAGGCGCAGCGTGTATGGATCAGCCTGCTCCTCGCCCAGGGGGCGGACATACTGCTGCTCGATGAACCGACGACGTACCTCGACATCCATCACCAGCTCGAAACGCTCAATATCGTCAAACGGCTGAATGAACAGACGAAGCAGACGGTCGTCATGGTACTCCATGACATCAACCACGCAATAAAATATTCCGACCACCTCATCATCATGGATCAGGGTGAAATCATAGAAAGCGGCCATCCCACCGATGTCCTGACAAACGACATTCTGAACAATGTGTTCAACATCAACGGAAAAATCACCATTGATCCGCTGACAGGCAAACCGATCCTTGCAGATTACGATCTGTTCTGCCAGACAGTCAAAGAGGTCCAGCATGGATCGTAA
- a CDS encoding AAA family ATPase — protein sequence MTAEIILVTSAVGGAGKTVVATNLGMAFQEQGKRTVLVDGDLQFGDMALALDLTPGISIKEAVERDDFANIHAFCTMHASGVRLLPAPPRPEFADLVDAEDLSVAIENLKSQAEVIIVETHHGLTEQNMVLMDLADRIMVVTTPGMAALKNTRLMVETLDALGHGEKTRLIVNKNTVPTLMETKKVPDHLNMAQENVFYLPYALKEISYSLDRGIPFLSSSPKHRFSKKIRKITNHLREMSDRKQVTEA from the coding sequence ATGACCGCTGAAATCATATTGGTAACAAGTGCAGTGGGGGGCGCCGGCAAGACGGTCGTCGCTACGAATCTCGGAATGGCATTCCAGGAGCAGGGGAAGCGTACGGTGCTCGTGGATGGTGACCTGCAATTTGGTGATATGGCACTGGCGCTTGATTTGACCCCGGGCATCAGCATCAAGGAAGCAGTGGAACGGGATGATTTTGCGAACATTCATGCTTTCTGTACGATGCACGCGTCGGGTGTCCGGCTGCTTCCGGCACCGCCGCGTCCGGAGTTTGCAGACCTCGTCGATGCGGAAGACCTCTCCGTTGCGATTGAGAACTTGAAGTCACAGGCCGAGGTGATCATCGTGGAGACGCACCATGGATTGACCGAACAGAACATGGTGCTGATGGACTTGGCAGACCGCATCATGGTCGTCACCACACCGGGCATGGCTGCATTGAAAAATACGCGTCTCATGGTGGAGACGCTCGATGCGCTCGGACATGGGGAGAAGACCCGCCTCATCGTAAACAAGAATACCGTGCCGACGCTGATGGAAACGAAGAAGGTGCCGGACCATCTGAATATGGCGCAGGAGAACGTCTTCTATCTGCCCTATGCATTGAAGGAAATCTCCTATTCGCTGGACCGCGGCATTCCATTCCTGTCGAGCAGTCCGAAACACCGCTTTTCGAAAAAGATAAGGAAGATCACCAATCATCTCCGTGAAATGAGTGACAGAAAGCAGGTGACTGAAGCATGA
- a CDS encoding CpaF family protein: MSLLARLQTKNDDGTNDKQVEAPKRTVPVEETEVDLPPIRKEKVEKPMPKRAEEPDAEYLELKNLTLKFILKERKDEDIEDIVVDMDGIIQDILQENNHIQNIGNIEKLKLELKNDLTGYGPINPLLLDEDVSEVMVNGPKHVYAERKGKLSLTDVTFRDDDHVMAVLEKILSPLGRRVDESSPMVDARLKDGSRVNAIIPPLALGGPTITIRKFAKDPFTIHDLIRFGTLTEEMAAFIQACVEGKLNIFVSGGTGSGKTTTLNVLSSFISNKDRIVTIEDAAELQLGQEHVVSLETRPANIEGTGAVTIRDLVRNSLRMRPDRIVIGEVRSGEALDMLQAMNTGHDGSLATGHSNSARDMVSRLETMVLMAGMDLPIKAIREQVAGALDVIIQQTRLNDGTRRITSITEVQGMEGDVIVLQDIFVFKQSGVGDDGKIIGKLVPTGIRPQFYEKLEQEGIQLPASLFMEKE; the protein is encoded by the coding sequence ATGAGCCTACTGGCCAGATTGCAGACAAAAAATGATGACGGCACGAATGACAAACAAGTGGAAGCCCCGAAGCGTACTGTTCCTGTGGAGGAGACGGAAGTCGACCTGCCTCCAATCAGGAAGGAAAAAGTGGAGAAGCCAATGCCGAAGCGGGCCGAAGAGCCGGATGCAGAATATTTGGAACTGAAGAATCTGACGCTGAAGTTCATCCTGAAAGAGCGCAAGGACGAGGATATTGAAGACATCGTCGTGGATATGGACGGCATCATACAGGATATCCTCCAGGAGAACAACCATATCCAGAATATCGGCAACATCGAAAAGCTGAAGCTCGAGCTGAAGAATGATCTGACGGGATATGGTCCCATCAATCCACTGCTACTGGATGAGGATGTATCCGAGGTGATGGTCAATGGACCGAAACATGTCTATGCAGAACGCAAGGGAAAACTGTCCCTGACCGACGTCACTTTCAGGGATGATGACCATGTCATGGCGGTGCTGGAGAAGATCCTCTCCCCGCTTGGCAGGCGGGTGGATGAAAGCAGCCCGATGGTCGACGCCCGGCTCAAGGATGGTTCGCGTGTCAATGCGATCATCCCGCCGCTTGCGCTCGGAGGGCCGACGATCACAATCCGTAAGTTTGCGAAAGACCCCTTTACCATCCATGACCTGATCCGCTTCGGTACATTGACCGAGGAGATGGCGGCCTTCATCCAGGCGTGCGTCGAAGGCAAGCTGAACATTTTCGTCAGTGGCGGTACGGGTTCCGGTAAGACGACGACACTGAACGTCCTGTCCTCCTTCATTTCCAACAAGGACCGCATCGTGACGATTGAAGATGCAGCCGAGCTGCAGCTTGGGCAGGAACACGTCGTGTCACTAGAGACGCGTCCGGCGAACATTGAAGGCACTGGTGCAGTGACAATCAGGGATTTGGTGCGGAACTCGCTCCGTATGCGTCCCGACCGCATCGTCATCGGCGAGGTGCGGAGCGGAGAGGCGCTCGACATGCTCCAGGCGATGAACACCGGACACGATGGCTCGCTTGCCACAGGCCACTCGAACAGTGCGCGTGACATGGTATCGCGGCTTGAAACGATGGTGCTGATGGCGGGTATGGACCTGCCGATCAAAGCCATTCGGGAGCAGGTTGCCGGCGCCCTCGACGTAATCATCCAGCAGACCCGGCTCAATGATGGGACGAGACGGATCACCAGCATTACAGAAGTGCAGGGCATGGAGGGGGACGTCATCGTACTCCAGGATATATTCGTATTCAAGCAGAGCGGTGTGGGTGATGACGGCAAGATCATCGGCAAGCTGGTGCCGACGGGCATCCGGCCGCAGTTCTATGAAAAGCTGGAACAGGAAGGCATCCAGCTGCCTGCTTCCCTGTTCATGGAAAAGGAGTGA
- a CDS encoding FecCD family ABC transporter permease, giving the protein MKFTIIVLLLVVIVATHLLTGTFSLTAGDLMDLLTNQAGDDVRLVLFEFRMPRIIVTLVCGAALALSGLILQVISKNPLADPGIIGVNAGSGFGVVLFIMFISGSMSQHLYALPLMSFIGGLATVLIIFFLSFMGGTFKSNIFILIGIATAMGVTGFVYVFTSMFDETQMEMLNRYFAGNIWGDTWPFVYISVPYILIIAAFVFFRIREMGMLNLDDEMLIGFGMNVNKEKIILIILSAMLSSLAVSVCGAISFIGLIAPHISRLLFGQNMKVLFFSSLLIGGVLLTGADLVGKLLLAPTIIPTGIVVALIGGPYFLRLLLKAKQI; this is encoded by the coding sequence ATGAAATTCACCATAATCGTCCTCTTGCTCGTCGTGATTGTGGCGACCCATCTGCTTACGGGAACCTTCAGTCTGACTGCCGGTGACCTGATGGATCTCTTGACCAATCAGGCAGGGGATGATGTGCGCCTCGTCCTGTTCGAGTTCAGGATGCCGCGGATCATCGTTACACTGGTCTGTGGTGCAGCCCTTGCGCTCAGCGGACTCATCCTGCAGGTCATCTCGAAGAATCCGCTCGCCGACCCCGGCATCATCGGTGTCAATGCCGGCAGCGGTTTCGGTGTGGTCCTCTTCATCATGTTCATCAGCGGTTCGATGAGCCAGCACCTGTATGCACTGCCCCTGATGAGCTTTATCGGAGGCCTTGCGACAGTGCTTATCATCTTCTTCCTGTCCTTCATGGGCGGGACGTTCAAAAGCAACATATTCATCCTGATCGGAATTGCTACGGCGATGGGGGTGACCGGTTTCGTCTATGTATTCACGTCCATGTTCGATGAAACCCAGATGGAGATGCTCAACCGGTACTTCGCCGGCAACATATGGGGCGATACATGGCCGTTCGTCTATATATCGGTGCCGTACATCCTGATTATCGCAGCCTTCGTCTTCTTCCGGATCCGGGAGATGGGCATGCTGAACCTGGATGATGAGATGCTGATCGGCTTCGGCATGAATGTGAACAAGGAAAAGATCATTCTGATTATCCTCTCGGCCATGCTTTCAAGCCTTGCCGTGAGCGTATGCGGAGCCATAAGCTTCATCGGCCTGATTGCACCGCACATTTCACGCCTCCTGTTCGGCCAGAACATGAAGGTGCTGTTCTTCTCCTCCCTGCTGATCGGCGGGGTGCTGCTCACAGGTGCAGATCTTGTCGGCAAGCTGCTGCTTGCTCCGACGATCATCCCGACGGGCATCGTCGTGGCACTGATCGGCGGTCCCTATTTCCTGAGACTACTTCTGAAAGCCAAACAGATATAG
- a CDS encoding type II secretion system F family protein, which produces MMIYAALAIPAYRNRTVPGRVELYFPDADAPADVNIDIEGASFMDRMIKPGWKHLKKKSQKRLAKDKVDKMEVRLLQAGMQLSPIEFKMVQWMLSGALVALSILVIFFMNIAFVHGVLIIFTGVATGITLPKLNMNMKAKKRQAQALRELPDFLDLLTISLEAGLGFDAALSKVVAKKPGVLSDEFKYVLEEVRLGRTRKEGLTAMIGRVPIEELKSLVFSIIQAEKLGIGMVTVLRVQTEEVRQMRTQRAEEKAMKAPVKMLLPMVFFIFPALFIVVLSPAVMQFMEAMKDM; this is translated from the coding sequence ATGATGATATACGCAGCGCTGGCCATTCCCGCCTATAGGAACCGGACGGTGCCAGGACGCGTTGAACTTTATTTTCCGGATGCGGATGCGCCAGCGGATGTGAATATCGATATTGAAGGCGCTTCTTTCATGGACCGGATGATCAAGCCGGGATGGAAGCACCTCAAGAAGAAATCGCAGAAGAGGCTCGCCAAGGACAAGGTGGATAAGATGGAAGTCCGGCTGCTACAGGCGGGTATGCAGCTCAGCCCGATTGAATTCAAGATGGTGCAGTGGATGCTCTCAGGCGCCCTTGTTGCACTCTCCATACTGGTAATCTTCTTTATGAATATCGCATTCGTCCATGGCGTTCTGATTATATTCACAGGGGTGGCAACAGGCATCACCCTGCCGAAGCTGAACATGAACATGAAGGCGAAGAAACGGCAGGCGCAGGCATTGAGGGAACTGCCTGATTTTCTGGATCTCTTGACGATCAGCCTGGAAGCCGGACTCGGTTTCGATGCGGCGCTCAGCAAAGTGGTCGCGAAAAAGCCTGGGGTGCTGTCGGACGAGTTCAAATACGTGCTCGAAGAGGTCCGGCTCGGCAGGACGCGGAAGGAAGGTCTTACTGCCATGATCGGCCGTGTGCCGATCGAGGAGCTGAAGAGTCTGGTGTTCAGCATCATCCAGGCGGAGAAGCTCGGCATCGGCATGGTCACGGTGCTGCGCGTCCAGACCGAGGAAGTTCGGCAGATGAGAACGCAGCGGGCTGAGGAGAAGGCGATGAAGGCGCCGGTAAAGATGCTGCTCCCGATGGTGTTCTTCATTTTCCCGGCACTCTTTATCGTCGTGCTCAGTCCGGCCGTCATGCAGTTTATGGAAGCCATGAAGGATATGTAG
- a CDS encoding YciI family protein — MKYFAALAPMKDAQKSKEYRQQHLDFLKDQREAGNVFMYGRFTDGTGGLVIYQGESAEAVEEIVRRDPYVTSGARHFEIHEWDMQTDYTIQS, encoded by the coding sequence ATGAAATATTTTGCAGCATTGGCACCGATGAAGGATGCACAGAAAAGTAAGGAATATCGTCAGCAGCACCTGGATTTCCTGAAGGATCAGAGGGAAGCCGGAAATGTATTCATGTATGGACGGTTCACCGATGGCACCGGTGGTCTCGTCATCTACCAGGGGGAGTCCGCTGAAGCGGTCGAAGAGATCGTCAGACGGGACCCTTACGTGACCAGCGGCGCCCGCCATTTTGAAATTCATGAGTGGGACATGCAGACGGACTATACGATACAGTCATAG
- a CDS encoding LysR family transcriptional regulator has protein sequence MTIQRYEVFNTVVALENITKAGASLNMTQSGVSHAIRSLEDEFGVKLLIRNKSGIQLTREGERVHAYTLKIINAHYSLLQEVHNMMGLETGIIRVGSFSSVTAQWMPEVLKYFSEVYPGISIQIYEDDYESLEHGVAIGELDCCFTTASTHKKIEFTPFKKDKLFCIVSRQNPLAEKEIMPLSEIEKHPLVKPKKGWDNEVADFFNHFNIKPDVKYEVSDDRSILALIQADMGINIRPELVMSGAPDDIVPLELEVDAYRIIGIGTSKWVSPATSLFVSVVTDMFQEELFK, from the coding sequence ATGACCATTCAGAGATATGAAGTTTTCAACACAGTTGTAGCGCTCGAAAATATAACTAAAGCAGGCGCCTCACTCAATATGACCCAATCCGGCGTCAGCCACGCCATCAGAAGTCTCGAGGATGAATTCGGCGTGAAACTGCTCATCAGGAACAAATCTGGCATCCAGCTCACGCGGGAGGGGGAACGTGTCCATGCCTATACATTGAAGATCATCAACGCCCATTACAGCCTGCTCCAGGAAGTCCATAACATGATGGGACTCGAAACAGGCATCATCCGGGTCGGATCCTTCTCGAGCGTCACCGCCCAGTGGATGCCTGAAGTGCTCAAATATTTCTCCGAAGTCTATCCCGGCATCTCGATCCAAATATACGAGGACGACTATGAGAGCCTGGAACATGGGGTCGCAATCGGTGAACTCGACTGCTGCTTCACCACCGCTTCAACACATAAAAAAATAGAGTTCACCCCCTTTAAAAAGGATAAACTCTTCTGCATCGTCTCCAGACAGAACCCTCTTGCAGAAAAGGAGATCATGCCGCTGTCCGAGATCGAGAAGCACCCGCTCGTAAAGCCGAAGAAGGGATGGGACAATGAAGTCGCCGACTTCTTCAACCACTTCAACATCAAACCCGATGTGAAATACGAAGTGTCCGACGACCGCTCCATACTTGCCCTCATCCAGGCCGACATGGGCATCAACATCCGGCCCGAACTCGTGATGAGCGGGGCGCCGGATGATATCGTGCCCCTCGAACTTGAAGTCGACGCCTACCGCATCATCGGCATCGGCACAAGCAAATGGGTGTCCCCCGCCACCTCCCTGTTCGTATCGGTCGTCACGGACATGTTCCAGGAGGAGCTCTTCAAATAG